A single window of Leptospira dzoumogneensis DNA harbors:
- the lipL32 gene encoding major surface lipoprotein LipL32 translates to MKKSSILIISTAIMVSFAACIGGLPGLKSNFSVGEQDIPGVGVKKLFAPYSETVNYWGYIKPGQAADAVVNGKKSYFLFVWVPAAIVELGVRLISPTGEIGEPSSDDFQSEAFKAATPEEKSMPNWFDTWIRVERLAAIMPNQIEGAAKGKALQNLGDNDDGDDTYNEERHNKYNSLLRIQIPNIPKSLDELKNIDTKKLLVRGLYRITFTTYKVGEVKGSFVATVGVLGPPGVPGLSPILHANPAELQKLAVDAEEKLKAAIAGDKK, encoded by the coding sequence ATGAAAAAATCTTCGATCCTTATAATCTCCACCGCTATAATGGTCAGCTTTGCTGCATGTATCGGTGGACTCCCCGGCTTAAAAAGTAATTTCTCTGTCGGAGAGCAAGACATTCCAGGAGTAGGAGTTAAGAAGCTTTTCGCACCTTATTCTGAAACTGTGAACTATTGGGGATACATCAAACCAGGACAAGCCGCTGACGCAGTAGTAAACGGAAAGAAATCATATTTCCTTTTTGTTTGGGTTCCAGCAGCTATCGTTGAATTAGGTGTTCGTCTAATTTCCCCTACCGGAGAAATTGGTGAGCCATCTAGCGACGACTTCCAAAGTGAGGCTTTCAAAGCTGCAACTCCGGAAGAAAAAAGCATGCCGAACTGGTTCGATACTTGGATTCGCGTAGAGCGCTTAGCAGCTATTATGCCGAACCAAATCGAAGGAGCAGCTAAAGGAAAAGCTCTTCAAAATCTTGGCGACAATGATGATGGAGACGATACTTATAATGAAGAGCGTCACAACAAGTACAACTCTTTACTTCGTATCCAAATTCCTAATATTCCAAAAAGCTTGGATGAACTTAAAAACATCGACACTAAAAAACTTTTAGTTCGCGGTTTATACAGAATTACCTTCACTACTTACAAAGTAGGCGAAGTTAAAGGTTCTTTCGTAGCTACTGTTGGAGTTCTTGGCCCTCCAGGTGTTCCAGGTCTTTCTCCTATTCTTCACGCAAACCCAGCTGAATTGCAAAAATTGGCTGTCGATGCAGAAGAAAAATTGAAAGCTGCAATTGCTGGAGACAAGAAGTAA